A window of Sulfurimonas gotlandica GD1 contains these coding sequences:
- the rfaE1 gene encoding D-glycero-beta-D-manno-heptose-7-phosphate kinase yields the protein MKRLKNFTPKILVVGDLMIDHYLWGSCERISPEAPVQVVDISKETTVLGGAGNVINNLNALGAKVSVSSVIGDDDNGVELINMLNAIDVDSSNLIVQKGRNTSKKSRIIAVSQQILRYDKESKNEIDSESVRKIIDLISSEISSYDIVILSDYGKGVLTPELCQGVISLANKNNVKVLVDPKGSDFSKYKGAYLLTPNKKEAILATNINIKDEGSLKEALVKLKNEVDLDISLITLSEGGIATYDSEVKKFPTVAKEVFDVTGAGDTVIASIAFALSAGKSIEETASFANLAAGVVVGKIGSATVTLEEIEEYEASLHKSTSDAHIKSFEDIAQIVNRCRASGKKVVFTNGCFDILHVGHVKYLQEAKSFGDVLIVGLNSDESVSRLKGPTRPVNIAPDRAYILAALEAVDFVVPFEQDTPHELIKMIKPDTLVKGGDYKGKDVVGTEFAGELKLVDFVNGKSTTKTIQKIQGK from the coding sequence ATGAAAAGACTTAAAAACTTTACTCCAAAGATATTAGTAGTTGGTGATCTTATGATTGATCATTATTTATGGGGTAGCTGTGAAAGAATATCTCCAGAGGCGCCAGTACAGGTTGTAGATATTTCAAAAGAGACAACAGTTCTTGGTGGGGCTGGTAATGTTATAAATAACCTTAACGCTCTAGGAGCTAAAGTTAGTGTCAGTAGTGTAATAGGTGATGATGATAATGGAGTAGAGCTTATTAATATGTTGAATGCAATTGACGTAGATAGTTCAAACTTAATAGTTCAAAAAGGTAGAAACACATCTAAAAAGAGTCGTATTATCGCTGTTAGTCAGCAAATTCTTAGATATGACAAAGAGAGTAAGAATGAGATTGATAGTGAATCTGTAAGGAAAATAATAGATTTAATTTCTAGTGAGATATCTTCTTATGACATTGTAATACTTTCTGACTATGGTAAAGGTGTTTTAACTCCTGAACTTTGTCAAGGTGTTATCTCTCTTGCAAATAAAAATAATGTAAAAGTTTTAGTGGATCCAAAAGGAAGTGATTTCTCAAAATACAAAGGTGCATATCTTTTAACACCAAATAAAAAAGAAGCTATTCTTGCTACTAACATTAATATTAAAGATGAAGGCTCTTTAAAAGAGGCGCTTGTTAAATTGAAAAATGAAGTTGATTTAGATATTTCTCTAATAACTCTCTCTGAAGGCGGAATTGCTACTTACGACAGTGAAGTGAAAAAGTTTCCTACAGTCGCTAAAGAAGTGTTTGATGTAACAGGTGCGGGTGATACTGTTATAGCATCTATTGCTTTTGCGCTTAGTGCTGGAAAGTCTATTGAAGAGACTGCTTCGTTTGCAAACTTGGCTGCTGGAGTTGTTGTTGGAAAAATTGGTTCTGCAACTGTTACTCTTGAAGAGATTGAAGAATATGAAGCATCTCTGCACAAAAGTACATCAGATGCTCACATTAAGAGTTTTGAAGATATAGCGCAAATAGTAAATCGCTGTAGAGCTAGCGGCAAGAAAGTTGTCTTTACTAATGGTTGTTTTGATATTTTACATGTTGGTCATGTTAAATACCTTCAAGAAGCAAAAAGTTTTGGAGATGTACTTATAGTTGGACTTAACTCCGATGAGTCAGTATCTAGACTTAAAGGTCCGACTCGCCCTGTAAATATAGCACCGGACAGAGCATATATATTGGCAGCGCTTGAAGCTGTTGATTTTGTTGTACCGTTTGAGCAGGATACTCCGCATGAACTTATAAAAATGATAAAACCAGACACCCTTGTAAAAGGTGGTGACTACAAAGGAAAAGATGTTGTTGGAACTGAATTTGCTGGTGAGTTGAAGCTTGTTGACTTTGTTAATGGTAAAAGTACAACAAAAACAATCCAAAAGATACAAGGAAAGTAA
- the ccoS gene encoding cbb3-type cytochrome oxidase assembly protein CcoS, whose translation MDNWVIAMMLGASIFLGAIALFAFLWAIKNGQFDDEEKFLNAAKFDGEEELNDALKQEQKKEALKKSYRPE comes from the coding sequence ATGGATAATTGGGTAATAGCTATGATGCTAGGAGCTTCAATATTCTTAGGAGCTATCGCACTTTTCGCTTTTCTTTGGGCTATAAAAAATGGTCAGTTTGATGATGAAGAGAAGTTTTTAAATGCTGCAAAGTTTGATGGCGAAGAAGAGTTAAATGATGCATTAAAACAAGAACAGAAAAAAGAAGCTCTTAAAAAAAGCTATAGACCAGAATAA
- a CDS encoding citrate/2-methylcitrate synthase yields the protein MAQLFTRDTQAIFWNNNKTAIQRMLDYDYTIKREKPSVAAIVAPTAGNKFDKFFYGPDEVMIPLFRTTAEAKAAQPQADVLLNFASFRTAYDVTMEALNLGGFTSIMITAEGIPERLARAMNEFARGKNVTVIGPATVGAIAPGAFKIANIGGTIENIVQSKLHRAGSCGLVTRSGGLFNELSNIISLNADGIAEGVAIGGDRFVGSVFIDNLLRMEANPEVKYMLLLGEVGGTEEYKVIDAIKAGKLTKPIIAWCIGTIAKHYDSGVQFGHAGASANDDRETAESKNTAMREVGIHVPGSFNDLPEIISAVYHDLHAQGKIKDIQEPVLNLVPKARKSKEFICTISDDRGEEAHYCGYPISSVATPDTGFTVGDVMSILWFKKRYPRWAVDFLETVLKTVADHGPAVSGAHNAKVTARAGKDVISSLIAGLLTIGPRFGGAIDGAAKYFKYADDNNLSPKEFLEYMKKEGVPIPGIGHRIKSLKNPDLRVEGLKKFAKEYFPSTPLLDYALTVEQLTTSKKENLILNVDGTIGILMVDMWRALAYEDEEIDVFIDAGALNAFFILGRSIGFIGHILDEKRLAMPMYRHPMDDILYDVQKAEEL from the coding sequence ATGGCACAATTATTTACTAGAGATACTCAAGCAATTTTTTGGAACAACAACAAAACTGCAATCCAAAGAATGTTAGATTATGATTATACAATTAAAAGAGAAAAACCATCGGTAGCAGCTATTGTAGCTCCAACTGCAGGAAACAAGTTTGATAAATTCTTCTATGGACCAGACGAAGTAATGATTCCTCTTTTTAGAACTACTGCAGAAGCAAAGGCTGCTCAGCCTCAAGCTGACGTACTTTTAAACTTTGCATCTTTTAGAACAGCTTACGATGTCACTATGGAAGCTTTAAACCTTGGTGGTTTTACTTCTATTATGATTACTGCAGAAGGTATCCCAGAGAGACTTGCTCGTGCTATGAATGAATTTGCAAGAGGTAAAAATGTTACAGTGATAGGCCCGGCAACTGTTGGTGCTATAGCTCCTGGTGCATTTAAAATTGCTAATATTGGTGGAACAATTGAAAATATCGTTCAATCTAAGCTTCATCGTGCAGGTTCATGTGGACTTGTAACTCGTTCTGGTGGTTTATTTAACGAGCTTTCTAACATTATTTCTCTTAATGCTGATGGTATCGCTGAAGGTGTAGCTATTGGTGGAGATAGATTTGTTGGATCAGTTTTTATAGATAATCTACTTAGAATGGAAGCTAACCCAGAAGTTAAATATATGTTACTTTTAGGTGAAGTTGGTGGTACTGAAGAGTATAAAGTTATAGATGCTATTAAAGCTGGAAAACTTACTAAGCCAATTATTGCATGGTGTATTGGTACAATTGCTAAGCACTATGATAGTGGTGTTCAATTTGGTCACGCTGGTGCATCTGCTAATGATGATAGAGAAACAGCAGAATCAAAAAACACTGCAATGAGAGAAGTTGGTATACATGTTCCAGGTTCATTTAATGATTTACCAGAGATAATTTCTGCTGTTTATCATGACTTACATGCACAGGGTAAAATAAAAGACATTCAAGAGCCTGTTCTTAATCTTGTTCCTAAAGCTAGAAAAAGCAAAGAGTTTATCTGTACAATTTCCGATGATAGAGGTGAAGAAGCTCACTACTGTGGATATCCAATCAGTTCTGTTGCAACTCCAGATACAGGATTTACTGTTGGTGACGTAATGAGTATTCTATGGTTCAAGAAAAGATACCCAAGATGGGCCGTTGATTTCTTAGAAACTGTACTTAAAACTGTTGCTGATCATGGTCCTGCTGTTTCTGGTGCACACAATGCAAAAGTAACTGCAAGAGCTGGTAAAGATGTAATAAGTTCACTAATCGCTGGTCTTCTTACTATAGGTCCAAGATTTGGTGGGGCAATTGATGGCGCTGCTAAATATTTCAAATATGCTGATGATAATAACTTGTCTCCAAAAGAGTTCTTAGAATATATGAAAAAAGAAGGTGTGCCAATTCCTGGAATCGGACATAGAATCAAATCACTTAAGAACCCGGATTTACGTGTTGAAGGTCTTAAAAAATTTGCTAAAGAGTACTTTCCAAGTACTCCACTTCTTGACTATGCATTAACAGTTGAGCAATTAACAACATCTAAAAAAGAGAATTTAATTCTTAATGTTGATGGTACAATTGGTATCTTAATGGTTGATATGTGGAGAGCACTTGCTTACGAAGATGAAGAAATTGATGTATTTATTGATGCTGGTGCATTAAATGCATTCTTTATTCTTGGTAGATCTATAGGTTTTATCGGTCATATTCTTGATGAGAAAAGACTTGCAATGCCTATGTATAGACATCCAATGGATGATATTTTATATGATGTACAAAAAGCAGAAGAACTTTAA
- the rfaD gene encoding ADP-glyceromanno-heptose 6-epimerase: MRYIENDLKDKTILITGGAGFIGSNLAFYFQNNHPDAKVVVLDSFRSGETFSNGNLKSFGHFKNLIGFRGEVISGDINDKELLLDLEINYKFDYIFHEAAISDTTALEQDLMIKTNVNAYKDLLELAIRHDANMIYASSAATYGNAESPQRVGREAPQNVYGFSKLSMDNLSREYMKECDISIVGLRYFNVYGAGEYFKNTTASMVLQFGHQLLAGKNPRLFEDSDKILRDFIYIEDIVQANVKAMQPKESGIYNVGTGKARSFQDIVDILQRELGTSLICEYIPNPFIGSYQFHTEADITTTREVLGYEPRFVMEEAIKSYVGEIKRIYDEEVK; this comes from the coding sequence ATGAGATACATAGAAAATGACTTAAAAGACAAAACAATTTTAATAACTGGTGGAGCAGGGTTTATCGGCTCTAACTTAGCTTTTTATTTTCAAAATAATCATCCAGATGCAAAAGTAGTTGTTCTAGATAGCTTCAGAAGCGGTGAAACATTTTCAAACGGAAACTTGAAGAGTTTTGGACATTTTAAGAACCTTATAGGATTTCGCGGTGAAGTTATCAGTGGAGATATAAATGACAAAGAATTACTGCTTGATTTAGAGATAAACTATAAATTTGACTATATTTTTCATGAAGCTGCTATATCGGACACAACTGCATTAGAACAAGACTTAATGATTAAGACAAACGTTAACGCATATAAAGATTTACTTGAGTTAGCTATAAGACACGATGCAAATATGATATATGCATCTTCGGCTGCGACTTATGGAAATGCAGAATCTCCTCAGAGAGTTGGAAGAGAAGCGCCTCAGAATGTTTATGGTTTTTCTAAACTAAGTATGGATAATTTAAGCCGTGAGTACATGAAAGAGTGTGATATTTCTATAGTTGGACTTAGATATTTCAATGTTTATGGAGCAGGTGAGTATTTTAAAAACACTACAGCATCTATGGTTTTACAATTTGGGCATCAATTATTAGCCGGCAAAAACCCTAGACTTTTTGAAGATAGTGATAAAATCCTTCGTGATTTTATATATATAGAAGATATAGTTCAAGCTAATGTAAAAGCGATGCAACCAAAAGAGAGTGGTATTTATAATGTAGGAACTGGTAAGGCTAGAAGTTTTCAAGATATAGTAGATATCCTACAGCGTGAACTTGGCACATCTCTTATTTGTGAATATATTCCAAATCCATTTATAGGCAGTTACCAATTTCATACAGAAGCAGATATTACGACAACAAGAGAAGTTCTTGGTTATGAGCCAAGGTTTGTAATGGAAGAAGCTATAAAATCTTATGTTGGTGAAATTAAAAGAATATACGACGAAGAAGTTAAATAA
- the gmhB gene encoding D-glycero-beta-D-manno-heptose 1,7-bisphosphate 7-phosphatase: MNKALFLDRDGVINIEKDYLFKIEDFEFIDGIFNLCNYYQKLGFIIIVVTNQSGIDRGYYTERDFDKLTDWMMNYFSSKGINLKKVYYCPHHPNISGECSCRKPNPGMLLKASEEFNIDLKNSIMIGDKERDVLAGINAGLTTTYLLDESKSVTVSKASKIVSKLEEVYSVNT, translated from the coding sequence ATGAATAAAGCTCTTTTTCTTGATCGTGATGGTGTCATAAATATTGAAAAAGATTATCTTTTTAAGATAGAAGATTTTGAGTTTATAGATGGTATATTTAATCTTTGTAATTATTACCAAAAATTAGGTTTTATTATTATTGTTGTTACTAATCAATCCGGTATTGATAGAGGCTATTATACAGAAAGAGATTTTGATAAGTTGACTGATTGGATGATGAATTATTTTTCTTCTAAAGGTATAAATCTTAAAAAAGTATATTATTGCCCTCATCATCCAAATATATCTGGTGAATGTAGTTGCAGAAAACCGAACCCAGGAATGTTGCTTAAAGCAAGTGAAGAATTTAATATTGATTTGAAAAATTCTATCATGATCGGTGATAAAGAGAGAGATGTCCTTGCTGGTATTAACGCTGGTTTAACTACTACTTATTTACTAGATGAGAGTAAGAGTGTTACAGTTTCTAAAGCAAGTAAAATTGTCTCAAAATTAGAGGAAGTATATAGTGTTAATACTTAA
- a CDS encoding asparaginase domain-containing protein, whose amino-acid sequence MLILNSGGTFNKRYNPLNGELEIPYDNQIIDRILLTSGFKYDVAGVVYKDSLDMDMNDRKMLASIIMESKDDTFIIIHGTDTMNITAEFLSEIFEDRKIIFTGAMNPFEIDNVEASVNLGMAIGFAKAKPSNGVYICMNGFIEPCKNIVKNRTLGKFELVK is encoded by the coding sequence GTGTTAATACTTAATAGTGGTGGTACATTTAATAAAAGATATAATCCATTAAATGGTGAATTAGAGATTCCATATGACAATCAAATAATTGATAGAATATTATTAACTTCTGGTTTTAAGTATGATGTAGCGGGCGTAGTTTATAAAGATAGTTTAGATATGGATATGAACGATAGAAAAATGCTTGCCAGTATTATTATGGAATCAAAAGACGATACTTTTATTATCATTCATGGAACAGATACTATGAATATAACAGCTGAGTTTTTATCAGAAATTTTTGAAGATAGAAAAATAATATTTACAGGTGCCATGAATCCATTTGAAATTGATAATGTAGAAGCAAGTGTGAATTTAGGAATGGCAATAGGTTTTGCAAAAGCCAAGCCAAGCAATGGTGTATATATTTGTATGAATGGATTTATAGAACCTTGTAAAAATATAGTTAAAAACAGAACACTAGGAAAGTTTGAACTTGTCAAATAA
- a CDS encoding YfaZ family outer membrane protein: protein MFKKLGLLAVCAASAFAMHNVELNINDKDLEFGAKVDMGQFNDTVEPDSVFVGAKVLHGSVDNSEFSSSSDMQDYYEVNFLMQRKVEATDLVIGLGVKLNGAKNFSSVPLGAEASYKLAFSDKMPLYVKGAIYYAPEVLSMQDAKNFLEYRASLDLEVIKNGSVTVGYRSLDTNYTASAGGDKNYNKSVYVGFKFGF from the coding sequence ATGTTTAAAAAACTTGGACTACTAGCTGTATGTGCAGCATCTGCTTTTGCAATGCATAATGTAGAGCTTAATATAAATGATAAAGATTTAGAGTTTGGTGCAAAAGTTGACATGGGTCAGTTTAATGATACTGTTGAGCCAGACAGTGTTTTCGTAGGTGCAAAAGTTTTACACGGTAGTGTAGATAATAGTGAATTTTCCAGTAGTAGCGATATGCAGGATTATTATGAAGTTAACTTTTTAATGCAAAGAAAAGTTGAAGCTACAGATCTTGTTATAGGATTAGGGGTAAAGCTAAATGGTGCTAAAAATTTTAGTAGTGTACCGCTAGGTGCTGAGGCTAGTTACAAACTTGCTTTTAGTGATAAAATGCCACTCTATGTTAAAGGTGCAATTTACTACGCACCTGAAGTTTTATCTATGCAAGATGCAAAAAACTTTTTAGAGTACCGCGCTAGCCTTGATCTTGAAGTGATTAAAAATGGTAGTGTAACTGTAGGTTATAGATCTTTGGATACTAACTATACGGCTAGTGCAGGTGGAGATAAAAACTACAATAAATCTGTTTATGTAGGATTTAAATTCGGTTTTTAG
- a CDS encoding c-type cytochrome, protein MKKIVIASIATLALATASMAAVNGKACTSCHGADWSKPALGKSKNVAEMTHAEIADALKGYKAGTYGGPMKGLMKGQVGKYSDEDLDAFSQTIGK, encoded by the coding sequence ATGAAAAAAATCGTAATCGCTTCAATCGCTACTTTAGCACTAGCAACGGCTTCAATGGCAGCAGTAAATGGTAAGGCATGTACTTCTTGTCACGGTGCTGACTGGAGCAAACCAGCTCTAGGTAAATCTAAAAATGTTGCTGAAATGACTCACGCTGAGATCGCTGACGCACTTAAAGGCTACAAAGCTGGTACTTATGGTGGTCCAATGAAAGGTCTTATGAAAGGTCAAGTTGGAAAATATTCTGACGAAGATTTAGATGCTTTCTCACAAACTATAGGTAAATAA
- the gmhA gene encoding D-sedoheptulose 7-phosphate isomerase → MKNYIKNQIKKSYETKQAIYENEELLNKILEVSQLCVELYKGPKKTILAGNGGSAADAQHIAAELVGRYGFDRPSLPSLALTTDTSNLTAIANDYGYDKVFSRQLEGMGQEGDIFIGISTSGNSVNIVNAFNSAKEKGITTVALVGRDGGEMARIADYALIVPSDSTPRIQESHILIGHIICDIIEKETFGDGVS, encoded by the coding sequence ATGAAAAATTATATTAAAAATCAAATCAAAAAATCTTATGAAACTAAACAAGCTATTTATGAAAATGAAGAGTTATTAAATAAAATTTTAGAAGTTTCACAGTTGTGTGTTGAACTTTATAAAGGCCCAAAAAAGACTATATTAGCCGGGAATGGTGGAAGTGCTGCAGATGCACAGCATATAGCTGCTGAATTGGTTGGTAGATATGGCTTTGATAGACCTTCTTTACCTTCTTTAGCTCTTACTACAGATACATCTAATCTAACTGCAATTGCTAACGATTATGGGTATGATAAAGTTTTTTCCCGTCAACTAGAAGGTATGGGACAAGAAGGAGATATATTTATAGGTATATCAACTTCTGGTAATTCTGTAAATATTGTTAATGCATTTAATAGTGCAAAAGAAAAAGGTATAACAACTGTTGCTTTAGTAGGTCGCGATGGTGGAGAAATGGCTAGAATAGCTGATTATGCTTTAATTGTTCCATCTGATTCTACGCCTAGAATACAAGAGTCTCATATATTGATTGGGCATATTATATGCGATATTATTGAAAAAGAAACATTTGGTGACGGTGTAAGCTAA
- a CDS encoding heavy metal translocating P-type ATPase, whose product MSNNVICSHCHLEFTESVMIKDGSHFFCCNGCQGVFNLLSNEGFESFYDKTSNTKLTPPSKIYEDSSTFDTESFKDAFIKVNVDGFNEVSLIIEGIHCSACVWLNEKALHRMDGVIEANINFTNNKATIVWAGNVVKLSSIIEMIRSIGYNAFAYDASIQEAHANKERKSYYLKMAVAIFASMNIMWIAVAQYAGYFSGITQDVKTILNIAEGVLATPVLFYSGWVFFRGAYYGLKTKVVNMDLLVATGALLTYIYSIFITVAEHGEAYFDSVSMIITFVLIGKFLEVLSKKNAADTLDVIGKHIPSEVNLVINGAIVACKLDNVKVGDRVVVASGEKVLLDGEIISGEGSFDESNLTGESEPIYKSVGDTIISGTTSIDADVHFIASKDFKHSTLSNLVTLLESAINKKPKIQQMANRLSEHFSSAILAFSFLTFFVWWILGNDFELSFMIGISVIVIACPCALALATPVATLVGLSLGASKGILFKEAAQLETMAKVDTLVLDKTGTITIGKPEVVNVHIYGEFDKVLLHSLTKLSKHPVASGIYKYLIEENEDLKEIIYDEFSQVPASGIKAKYGDIEVLGGNLKLLEQNGISIDFTTDNTVFYYVVNKKIVAIYELSDKIKDGALELVKELNSRNIKTVMLTGDNEHIAKKVAQQVGITDFLYEQTPENKAEYIDSLHEQKRVVVMVGDGVNDILALSSADIGIVMGSGSDIAVEIGDVVLLNNSLKSLQDAFKISRTTYGLIKQNLFISLAYNAITIPLAMAGYVIPLVAAISMSVSSLLVVGNSMRIRYKWKQN is encoded by the coding sequence TTGTCAAATAATGTCATTTGTAGTCATTGTCACTTAGAATTTACTGAATCTGTTATGATTAAAGATGGAAGTCACTTTTTTTGTTGTAATGGCTGTCAGGGTGTTTTTAATCTTCTTAGCAATGAAGGTTTTGAGAGCTTTTACGACAAAACCTCAAATACAAAACTAACACCTCCAAGTAAAATATATGAAGATTCATCAACTTTTGATACTGAATCATTTAAAGATGCTTTTATAAAAGTAAACGTTGATGGTTTTAACGAAGTTTCACTAATAATTGAAGGAATTCACTGTTCTGCCTGTGTATGGTTAAATGAAAAAGCTCTTCATAGAATGGATGGAGTAATCGAAGCTAACATTAATTTTACAAATAACAAAGCAACTATTGTATGGGCTGGTAATGTTGTAAAACTATCGAGTATTATTGAGATGATTCGTTCTATCGGCTACAATGCTTTTGCTTATGATGCTTCTATTCAAGAAGCTCATGCCAATAAAGAAAGAAAGTCTTATTATTTGAAAATGGCAGTTGCAATTTTTGCTTCTATGAATATTATGTGGATAGCAGTAGCACAGTATGCCGGATACTTTAGTGGAATCACTCAAGATGTGAAAACAATACTTAATATTGCTGAAGGTGTACTTGCTACACCTGTTCTTTTTTATAGCGGTTGGGTCTTTTTTAGAGGTGCATACTACGGCTTGAAGACAAAAGTTGTTAATATGGATCTTCTTGTAGCAACTGGAGCTTTACTTACTTATATATACTCTATTTTCATAACTGTAGCAGAGCATGGTGAAGCTTACTTTGATTCAGTTAGTATGATTATTACTTTTGTTCTTATAGGTAAGTTTTTAGAAGTGCTTAGTAAAAAGAATGCAGCTGATACGCTAGATGTGATTGGGAAGCATATTCCAAGTGAAGTAAATCTAGTTATTAATGGTGCTATTGTAGCTTGTAAGCTTGATAATGTAAAAGTTGGGGATAGAGTAGTTGTAGCATCTGGAGAAAAGGTTTTACTTGATGGAGAAATTATTAGTGGAGAAGGTTCATTTGATGAGTCAAACTTAACTGGAGAGAGCGAACCAATATACAAGAGTGTTGGTGACACTATAATTAGTGGAACAACTAGTATTGATGCTGATGTGCATTTTATAGCTTCCAAAGATTTTAAGCACTCAACACTATCAAACCTTGTAACACTTTTAGAATCTGCAATAAATAAAAAACCTAAAATACAGCAAATGGCAAATAGGTTATCAGAACATTTCTCATCAGCTATTTTAGCTTTCTCATTTTTAACATTTTTCGTTTGGTGGATTTTGGGTAATGATTTTGAGCTCTCTTTTATGATTGGAATTTCTGTAATTGTGATAGCTTGTCCATGTGCATTGGCACTAGCTACGCCTGTTGCTACTTTAGTAGGCCTAAGTTTGGGTGCAAGCAAAGGAATTCTTTTTAAAGAAGCAGCACAGCTTGAGACGATGGCAAAAGTAGACACATTGGTATTAGATAAAACAGGAACTATAACTATCGGAAAGCCAGAGGTAGTAAATGTACATATTTACGGTGAGTTTGATAAAGTATTGTTACATTCACTCACAAAACTATCTAAACATCCTGTTGCATCTGGAATATATAAATACTTAATTGAAGAAAATGAAGATCTTAAAGAGATTATATATGATGAATTCTCTCAGGTACCAGCATCTGGGATAAAGGCCAAGTATGGCGATATAGAAGTTTTAGGTGGTAATTTGAAACTTTTAGAGCAAAATGGCATATCTATAGATTTTACTACAGATAATACAGTTTTTTATTATGTAGTAAATAAAAAGATAGTTGCTATTTATGAGCTTAGTGATAAGATAAAAGATGGAGCTTTAGAACTTGTAAAAGAGTTGAATAGCAGAAATATTAAAACTGTTATGCTTACTGGTGATAATGAGCACATTGCTAAAAAAGTTGCGCAGCAAGTAGGTATTACAGATTTTCTTTATGAACAAACACCAGAAAATAAAGCTGAGTATATAGATAGTCTTCACGAGCAAAAAAGAGTGGTAGTAATGGTTGGAGATGGAGTGAATGATATCTTGGCACTATCATCAGCTGATATAGGTATAGTAATGGGTAGTGGAAGTGATATAGCAGTTGAAATAGGAGATGTTGTTTTACTTAATAACTCACTGAAATCACTTCAGGATGCTTTTAAAATCAGTCGTACTACTTATGGACTTATAAAGCAGAACTTGTTTATATCATTAGCCTATAATGCTATTACAATTCCATTGGCTATGGCAGGTTATGTTATTCCTCTCGTGGCGGCCATATCTATGTCAGTGAGCTCACTCTTGGTTGTTGGTAATTCGATGAGAATAAGATATAAGTGGAAACAAAATTAA
- a CDS encoding pilus assembly FimT family protein, whose product MKKAFTMIELVFVLVVIGILAAVMIPGMKSTKLREAAIQVVSHIRYTQHLAMIDDKFDSTDADWYKSRWHILFGSSADTENKIAYSIFSDKDSLAGTAPDGKPNLTNNEIAFNPENTDKYLSGGYSGILTSSDSRATKNMNLGLSYGLNDLNGVVFNGGCASATIKRLTFDHLGRPIQGTLNGFTKSYETNKLIQTRCEIVLSSPEGSVTIAIEPETGYAHILDS is encoded by the coding sequence ATGAAAAAAGCATTCACTATGATAGAACTAGTTTTTGTACTTGTTGTAATAGGTATATTAGCAGCCGTGATGATCCCAGGGATGAAGTCCACAAAACTACGAGAAGCTGCTATACAAGTTGTATCACATATAAGATATACTCAGCATCTGGCGATGATTGATGATAAGTTTGATTCTACTGATGCTGATTGGTATAAAAGTAGGTGGCACATTCTTTTTGGTAGTTCAGCTGATACAGAAAATAAAATAGCTTATAGTATATTTTCTGATAAAGATTCACTAGCAGGTACAGCTCCAGATGGAAAACCAAATTTAACAAATAATGAGATAGCTTTTAATCCTGAAAATACTGATAAATATTTAAGTGGGGGTTATTCTGGTATTTTAACTTCAAGTGATTCAAGAGCAACTAAGAATATGAACTTAGGTCTTAGTTATGGTCTTAATGATTTAAATGGTGTTGTTTTTAATGGAGGTTGCGCAAGTGCAACAATAAAAAGATTAACTTTTGATCATCTAGGTAGACCAATACAAGGTACTTTAAATGGATTTACAAAATCATATGAAACAAATAAATTAATCCAAACAAGATGTGAGATAGTTCTCTCAAGCCCAGAAGGCAGTGTTACCATAGCAATAGAGCCAGAAACAGGTTATGCTCATATATTAGATTCATAA